CGGCGCCATCGTGCACGGCTGTGAGGTGGGCGATGGGGCGCTCATCGCGATGGGGGCGATCATCATGAACAATGTGAAGGTGGGCGAGGGCGCCGTGGTGGCCGCCGGCGCCGTGGTGACGGAGGGCAAAGTCGTCGAACCCGGCACGCTGTGGATGGGCACCCCGGCCCGGTATGTCCGCGATGTGAACGATGAAGAGCGCGAGCGCTTCGGAAAGACCCCCGTGGTGTACAGCCACCTGAAAGATCGTTACCGCAACGGCTAGTTTCTCGCTGAACTTCAACCCATGACACCCTCCTCCTCAGAGAAACCGGACGATCGGCCGCTTGCAGCCGTCGTGGATCTCGGTACGAACGCGGCCCGCCTCGCGATGGCACACCTCGACGCGCAGGGCCAACTCGTGTCCCATGGCCGGTGGCGCGAGTTGATCCGGCTCGGCGAGGGCGTCGCCGCAACGAAGCGGATCTCGCCGGATGCCTTTCGGCGCGGGCTGGCGTGTCTGGAGCGGTTTGTGCGGGTCATCGCGGCGCATCCGGTGGACCGTCTCGATGCCATTGCCACCAGCGTCCTGCGTGATGCCGTGAACGGGGTGGAGTTTTTGGAGGCGGCGAAGGAAGCGGGAATCCCGCTCCGCATCATCGGCGCCGAGGAGGAGGCGCGGCTGGCCCAGGCGGGGGCGCTTTCGAGTTTGGGCGCCATCCCCCCACGGGCGTTTGTCTTCGACATCGGCGGCGGGAGCCTGGAGCTGATCGAGGCGGAGGGAGAAGAGGCCCGGAAAGTGGCGAGCCTGCCCGCGGGGGTGGTCTATCTCACCGAGCGCCACCTGCGGGAGATGCCAACTCCGGCGGGGGAGGTAGCAACTTGTGTGGCCGAGGTCCGGAGGCTTTTGGCCGGCAGCGGCTTTTCCGCAATCGGGGATGATGCGGTCCCGTTGGTCGGTTGCGGCGGGACGGTGGCGCTCGCATGGTTTGTCCGGGAGGGCGCGCCGGGTTTGCAGGGGATCAACGGAGTGGAGCTGACCCGGGAGGAGATCTCGTCATGGATTCCCCGCTTCGCCGGCCTCAGCCGCGCTGCCCGAACGGAGCTTGAGGGTTTTGAGCCGGGCCGCGAAGATGTGGCCCTGGCCGGCCTGATTGTGGTCCGGGAGGTGATCGAGCGGCTCGGGAGGGAGAAATTCCGCGTCTCGACGGGAGGGGTGCGGGAGGGGCGCTTGCTGGAAATGTTGAAAGAGAATTAAATATATACAAATCAGGTATTTAAGGGGCATCTTTTTCGGGTCCGCCCCTTTCCTGTATTTGACAGGTCCAACCCGGTGTCCCTATATTCTGCTACCTGCCCTCCCCATCGGGTGTAGGGCCCGTTGCGAGGTTTGGCCCGGTTTGCTTGGCTGGGAGGAAAAGGGGCCGTGAAGGCTGACCTCGAGATTTCCCTTGTGCGCATTCCGGACGATGGTCTCGATCTCGATTTGGTGGTCGAGGCGGCCGATTTGGGGATTGAGGGAGAGGATTGGCCCCCGGCAACGGACATCCGGATCAGGGGCAGGCTGGAGAAGACAGGCGAGGAGGCTGTTTTTCGGGGAAGGGTCAGCGGCAAGCTCCTTTTGGTGTGCAGCCTGGGGCTGGCCGAGTTGCCGTTTCCCGTGGATGAGCCGCTGATGATCTATTTCCAGCCGTTGCCGGCGCATCGGCCGGTGGAAGAGGAGGAGGTCGAACTCGAAGAGCGGAGCCTCGACATTTCCTTCATCAAGGGGGGAAGGGTCGAACTCGCTCCCCCGGTTCGCGATATCATCGGGCTGGCCATCCCGATTCAGCCGAGGTGTCCGGGAAAGTGTCTCGGCGAGGCGCCCGAGATGTGCCGCCATCTGCTCGAAGGCGAGGGGGTGGGCGATAAGGAACACATAGATCCCCGCTGGGCGTCCCTTCGGGAGTGGAAGAGATAGGGACTTTTGGCCTCCATTTTCGGAGGCCGGAAATTTTGAAAGCAAGGAGGATTGAAAACATGGGACTTCCCAAACGCCGCCATTCGCAGACGCGGGGCCGCAAACGCAGAACCCACTACAAGGTCGCGACACCCACGGTTGCGCTTTGCTCCCATTGCGGCAAGGCCGTTCCGCCGCACCGGGTCTGCACGGCTTGTGGGCATTACAAAGGGAAAAAAGTTCTCGCTGTAAAGGAAGCCTAGCCGTTCCGAGTCTTTACGGAAGGGCGGCGCGGCACCGTCAATATGAAAATAGCCGTTGATGCCATGGGTGGCGATCACGCTCCTGCCGCTGTTGTCGAGGGGGCTCTGCTTGCCTACCGGGAGTTCGGGATTGAAACCATCCTGGTCGGGGTTCCCGAGCGGGTCGATGCCGAGATTGCCCGGCTGGCGGCGCGAGATGTTCCTTTTGAAATTCGGGAAGCGACCCAGGTCGTGGAAATGGGAGAGTCCCCTTCGAAGTCGTTTAAGAGCAAGCCTGACTCCTCCATCCGCGTGGCTGTTGAATTGGTGAAGGAGGGCGAGGCCGACGCCGTATTCAGCGCCGGGGACACCGGGGGCGCCTTTGTCGCCTCGTTACACATTCTGCAGCGGATGAAGGGCGTCATCCGGCCGGCCATCGCTGCCCTGATCCCGACCTTGAAGGGCTTTTCCGTCATGCTCGATGTCGGGGCCAACTTCGACCCCAAGGCGCAGCAATTGTTCCAGTACGGCATCATGGGCGCGGTATACAGTGAGGCGGTGCTCGGCAAGAAGAATCCGACCATCGGCCTGCTGAATGTCGGCGATGAAGACTCGAAGGGGACCGACTCGCTCAAAACCGCGTTTCAGCTCTTTCACCGGAGCGGGATGAACTTTGTGGGCAACGTGGAAGGCAACACCATCTTCCAGGGAGGCATGGACGTGATCGTGTGCGACGGATTTACCGGCAACGTCGCCCTCAAGGTCAGCGAGAGCCTCAGCGAGATGCTCACCTCCATCCTGCGGGAGGAGATTACCCAGTCCTGGCGGAACAAACTCGGGTATATGTTCCTGCAAAACGGGATAAAATCCATGCGGAAGCGCACCGACTACTCCGAGTACGGTGCCGCCCCGTTGCTGGGTTTGAACGGTTTGTGCACAATTGGGCATGGCCGGAGCAACGCCAAGGCCGTCAAAAACGCCCTGAAAACGACCGCCCATATTGTACGGCAACGGCTGGACGAGAGGATTCAGGAGCAGATTGACCAGCATCTCACCCTGCAGCGGAGTGCCGAGCGCGGCTGGAGACTGTGGAACCATATCCGTTCCGGCATTTTTCCGGGAGATAACTCAGAAGAAGAGTTGCCCGAGATCAAGGCCTGACCCGTACGCCCTTTCTTTTCGTCTTTAACCGGGAAAATCATCTATGCCTTCCTCAGCGATTCTCGGGATCGGCTCGAACCTGCCCGAGCAGGTTCTTACGAACAGTGATTTGGAAAAAATGGTGGACACCAGTGACCAGTGGATCCGTGAGCGGACGGGGATCCGGGAGCGCCGCATCGCTCCTCCCGACCAGGCCGCTTCGGAGCTTGCTGTTCCGGCGTGCGAAAGGGCGCTCGCAGAAGCGGGGCTCAATGCCAGCGACATCGACATCATCGTTCTCACGACGCTCACCCCGGATACGATGTGCCCCTC
The bacterium DNA segment above includes these coding regions:
- the rpmF gene encoding 50S ribosomal protein L32 codes for the protein MGLPKRRHSQTRGRKRRTHYKVATPTVALCSHCGKAVPPHRVCTACGHYKGKKVLAVKEA
- a CDS encoding Ppx/GppA family phosphatase, translated to MTPSSSEKPDDRPLAAVVDLGTNAARLAMAHLDAQGQLVSHGRWRELIRLGEGVAATKRISPDAFRRGLACLERFVRVIAAHPVDRLDAIATSVLRDAVNGVEFLEAAKEAGIPLRIIGAEEEARLAQAGALSSLGAIPPRAFVFDIGGGSLELIEAEGEEARKVASLPAGVVYLTERHLREMPTPAGEVATCVAEVRRLLAGSGFSAIGDDAVPLVGCGGTVALAWFVREGAPGLQGINGVELTREEISSWIPRFAGLSRAARTELEGFEPGREDVALAGLIVVREVIERLGREKFRVSTGGVREGRLLEMLKEN
- the plsX gene encoding phosphate acyltransferase PlsX gives rise to the protein MKIAVDAMGGDHAPAAVVEGALLAYREFGIETILVGVPERVDAEIARLAARDVPFEIREATQVVEMGESPSKSFKSKPDSSIRVAVELVKEGEADAVFSAGDTGGAFVASLHILQRMKGVIRPAIAALIPTLKGFSVMLDVGANFDPKAQQLFQYGIMGAVYSEAVLGKKNPTIGLLNVGDEDSKGTDSLKTAFQLFHRSGMNFVGNVEGNTIFQGGMDVIVCDGFTGNVALKVSESLSEMLTSILREEITQSWRNKLGYMFLQNGIKSMRKRTDYSEYGAAPLLGLNGLCTIGHGRSNAKAVKNALKTTAHIVRQRLDERIQEQIDQHLTLQRSAERGWRLWNHIRSGIFPGDNSEEELPEIKA
- a CDS encoding YceD family protein, whose product is MKADLEISLVRIPDDGLDLDLVVEAADLGIEGEDWPPATDIRIRGRLEKTGEEAVFRGRVSGKLLLVCSLGLAELPFPVDEPLMIYFQPLPAHRPVEEEEVELEERSLDISFIKGGRVELAPPVRDIIGLAIPIQPRCPGKCLGEAPEMCRHLLEGEGVGDKEHIDPRWASLREWKR
- a CDS encoding gamma carbonic anhydrase family protein translates to MLIPFEGKMPKVHETAWIAETAVLIGDVEIGEESGIWYGCVLRGDEMPVRIGKRSNVQDGSILHVENGLHPCILGDDVSVGHGAIVHGCEVGDGALIAMGAIIMNNVKVGEGAVVAAGAVVTEGKVVEPGTLWMGTPARYVRDVNDEERERFGKTPVVYSHLKDRYRNG